The segment CACATCGCGTGGTCCAGGGACGCCCCGACGACGTCCCCGACGGCCCAGCCGCCCCGCCCGTGCGCGAGCAGGACGGAGTCGAGCAGCGTCATGTCGGAGACGTACGTGGCGAGGACGACGTGGAGGAGCGGGTCGTCGGCCAGCTTGCCGTTGGTGCGGAACCAGACCTGCGAGCGCGGCTCGCGCGGCTCCCCGACCGAGCCCCACGGGGGGACCTCGGCGTAGCGGAGGTCGACGGCCGCCCTGGCCTCGATCAGCCGGTCCGCGACCTCGCGGGGGAGGTGGCGGGGCAGCATCTCGGCCGGCGTGGGCAGCGACTCCGGGTCCGGCGCGGCCGGCATGTCCGCCTGGTGGTCGAGCCCCTCCTCGTACGTCTGGAAGGACGCCGAGAGGTGGAAGATCGGCTGGCCGTGCTGGACGGCGACGACCCGGCGGGTGGTGAAGGAGCGTCCGTCGCGGATGCGGTCGACCGTGTAGACGATCGGTGCGCCCGGGTCGCCGGGACGCAGGAAGTACGCGTGGAGCGAGTGCGCCAGGCGGTCTTCGGGTACGGTCCTGCCGGCCGCCACCAGGGCCTGGGCGGCCACCTGGCCGCCGAAGACGCGGGGGACGAGCGCGGAGCGGGACTCACCCCGGAAGATGTCCCGCTCGATCCGCTCCAGGTCGAGCAGATCGAGCAGGGCATCCAGGGCGCTGTGCGCGTCGGGCACCTGGACCTACAGGCCCATCGACTTGGCGATGATCGACTTCATGATCTCGCTGGTGCCGCCGTAGATGCGGTTGACGCGGTTGTCGGCGTACAGGCGCGCGATCGGGTACTCGTTCATGTAGCCGTAGCCACCGTGCAGCTGGAGGCAGCGGTCGATGACGCGGTGCGCGACCTCGGTGCAGAAGAGCTTGGCGCTCGCGGCCTCGGCCGGGGACAGCTCGCCGGCGTCCAGGGCCTCCAGGGCGCGGTCGGCGACGGCCTCGGCCGCGTCCACCTCGGCCTGGCAGGCGGCCAGCTCGAACTTGGTGTTCTGGAAGTGCGCGACCGGCTTGCCGAAGACGGTGCGGTCCTGCACGTACTCCTTGGCGAAGCGGACGGCGGCCTTGGCCTGGGCGTAGGCGCCGAAGGCGATGCCCCAGCGCTCGGAGGCCAGGTTGTGGCCGAGGTAGTAGAAGCCCTTGCCCTCCTCGCCCATCAGGTCCTCGACCGGGACCTTGACGTCGACGAAGGCCAGCTCGGCCGTGTCGGAGGTGCGCAGGCCCAGCTTGTCCAGCTTGCGGCCGATGGAGTAGCCCTCGGACTTGGTGTCCACGGCGAAGAGGGAGATGCCGAAGCGGCGGTCCTCGGCCGTCGGGGCGGACGTGCGGGCGCAGACGATCACGCGGTCGGCGTGGACGCCACCGGTGATGAAGGTCTTGGAGCCGTTGAGGACGTAGTGCGTGCCGTCCTCGGAGAGCTTGGCGGTGGTCTTCATGCCCGCGACGTCGGAGCCGGTGCCCGGCTCGGTCATCGCCAGCGCCCACATCTCCTCGCCGGTGACGAACTTCGGCAGGTACCGCTTCTTCTGCTCGTCGGTGGAGAGCATCTTGATGTAGGGGAGGGCGAGCAGCACGTGCACGCCGGAGCCGCCGAACTGGACGCCCGCGCGCGAGGTCTCCTCGTACAGGACGGCCTCGAACTTGTGGGTGTCCAGGCCCGCGCCGCCGAACTCCTCGGGCACGTTGATGCCGAAGATGCCCAGCTCGCCCAGCTTGTCGTAGAACTCGCGCGGCGCCTGGCCGGCCGCGAACCACTCGTCGTAGACCGGGACGACCTCGGCCTCGATGAAGGCGCGGATGGTCTCCCGGAACGCCTCGTGGTCCTCGTTGAATACGGTACGGCGCACGAGCCGCCTCCTTCGGGTCCTGTCCTGGTCCGGCCTCGGCGCTTGTCTAAGCGCTTGCTCAGCCTCGTCCTTCGAAGTTACCCATCGGTCACCCGCTCTGTCCAGAGCCCTCGCCTGTGATCCACCGCCCACCGGTGACGTCGTACTCCCGCACCGGCCGCCCCTCGATCCCGCTGGTGCGGAACGGCTTCCCCGCGCCGTCCGCGATCCGGACCGTGCCCGAGCGGCCCTCCGAGCTCCACACCAGTTCCAGGTACCAGCGGCAGTCGCAGCCCGCGGTCCCGGCGGTGACGAGCAGCTCCTCGGGATCCGACGAGGTCACCGTGTAGGGGAAGGGAACGGAGGGGATCTTGTGGCCCTCACCGGAGGCGTCGTAGCCGTCGACCGGCCGGACGAGCGGGCGCGACGCGTCGAGGTCGATCGTGTAGTGGCGCGGGGTGAGGGCACCGCCGCAGCCGTTGTCCATCCGGTACGCGGTCCAGGGGAGCGGCGCGGCCCGGCCGACGACCCGTACGTGGAGCGCCTGGAGGACGACGGAGGCCGAGGGCGACCTGCCCTGGAGCGAGATCCGGACGAGCGTCTCCCCGCCGTGCACCGCCCGGTGCGTGCCCGCCCAGCGCGCGGCGTCGGAGGGCGGAGGCGGCGGGGCCACGCCGCTCGGGGCGCGGTCGACGAGGTAGGTGTGCCCGCAGCCGTTCTCCCAGGTGTGGGAGTCGGCGGTCCAGGTGAAGGGGGGCGGGGGTGGGTCGGGTGCGGTGGTCCTGGTGGGTGTGAGGGGCTTCGACGTCGGTGCGGCCGTGGCCTCTGTTCCGGCGGAGAGCCCGATCCGTACGAGCACGAGGGCGAGCGCCAGGGCGACCACGGCGGCGACGGCCCCGGCGACGAGCAGGCCCCGCCGCGAGCGCGACTGCGACCGCGACCTTGAGCGCGACCGCGAGTGCGGCCGAGGCGGGGCGGCTCTCTCGGCGTCGGTCGTGGTTCCGGGCGCGAGTGACGGCTCCGGTTCCGGCTCGGTTTCCGGCGCGGCTTCGGGCTCCGGTTCCGGCGTGGGTTCCGGCGCGGGTTCCGGGACCGGGCGGCGGGCGCCGTCCGCGCGGGTCCAGGCCACCTCCAGGGCCCGCCGCTCCTCCTCGTCCGCCCCGCACAACAGGGCGAGGCGGTCGACCACGGCGAAC is part of the Streptomyces sp. NBC_00250 genome and harbors:
- a CDS encoding helix-turn-helix domain-containing protein, producing the protein MPKDAAVEEFARLVRALKARDGRSYEALGRRLSVSASTLHRYCSGATVPEEFAVVDRLALLCGADEEERRALEVAWTRADGARRPVPEPAPEPTPEPEPEAAPETEPEPEPSLAPGTTTDAERAAPPRPHSRSRSRSRSQSRSRRGLLVAGAVAAVVALALALVLVRIGLSAGTEATAAPTSKPLTPTRTTAPDPPPPPFTWTADSHTWENGCGHTYLVDRAPSGVAPPPPPSDAARWAGTHRAVHGGETLVRISLQGRSPSASVVLQALHVRVVGRAAPLPWTAYRMDNGCGGALTPRHYTIDLDASRPLVRPVDGYDASGEGHKIPSVPFPYTVTSSDPEELLVTAGTAGCDCRWYLELVWSSEGRSGTVRIADGAGKPFRTSGIEGRPVREYDVTGGRWITGEGSGQSG
- a CDS encoding acyl-CoA dehydrogenase family protein, which gives rise to MRRTVFNEDHEAFRETIRAFIEAEVVPVYDEWFAAGQAPREFYDKLGELGIFGINVPEEFGGAGLDTHKFEAVLYEETSRAGVQFGGSGVHVLLALPYIKMLSTDEQKKRYLPKFVTGEEMWALAMTEPGTGSDVAGMKTTAKLSEDGTHYVLNGSKTFITGGVHADRVIVCARTSAPTAEDRRFGISLFAVDTKSEGYSIGRKLDKLGLRTSDTAELAFVDVKVPVEDLMGEEGKGFYYLGHNLASERWGIAFGAYAQAKAAVRFAKEYVQDRTVFGKPVAHFQNTKFELAACQAEVDAAEAVADRALEALDAGELSPAEAASAKLFCTEVAHRVIDRCLQLHGGYGYMNEYPIARLYADNRVNRIYGGTSEIMKSIIAKSMGL
- a CDS encoding acyl-CoA thioesterase; translation: MPDAHSALDALLDLLDLERIERDIFRGESRSALVPRVFGGQVAAQALVAAGRTVPEDRLAHSLHAYFLRPGDPGAPIVYTVDRIRDGRSFTTRRVVAVQHGQPIFHLSASFQTYEEGLDHQADMPAAPDPESLPTPAEMLPRHLPREVADRLIEARAAVDLRYAEVPPWGSVGEPREPRSQVWFRTNGKLADDPLLHVVLATYVSDMTLLDSVLLAHGRGGWAVGDVVGASLDHAMWFHRPFRADEWLLYDQESPTASGGRGLGQARIYTQDGRLAISVIQEGVVRVPR